One window of Paenibacillus albicereus genomic DNA carries:
- a CDS encoding NAD(P)/FAD-dependent oxidoreductase, protein MRYDALIVGGGLAGLSAAVQLGRYNHRVLVVDSEDGRSSFCLRYHNLIGWIDGVSGPELRKAGKIQAEKAGVRFVKDKAVRAVPLDGEGFAVHTESGETYEGRRLLLATGVMDRLPPLDGLRPCLGISVYVCPDCDGYELTGRRAIVMGSGDAGATMARILSYWTDDLVYVNHERKDVSAELRDKLGEKGIRIVDEPIAALDAEGDQLRGVTLASGEWIEGGRAFVAFGGNEVRSQLAEQLGVKLHANRHIEADPRTKMTNVKHVWAAGDVLAHSEQASIAMGDGSQAAIWMHKSLVGREGSAMLQPLRDAVEHVAGKG, encoded by the coding sequence ATGCGATATGATGCGCTCATCGTCGGAGGCGGGCTGGCCGGGCTCAGCGCCGCCGTGCAGCTCGGACGCTACAATCACCGCGTGCTCGTCGTCGATTCGGAGGACGGACGCTCGAGCTTCTGCCTCCGCTACCACAACCTGATCGGCTGGATCGACGGCGTCAGCGGGCCGGAGCTGCGCAAGGCGGGGAAGATCCAGGCGGAGAAGGCCGGCGTGCGCTTCGTCAAGGACAAGGCGGTCCGCGCCGTGCCGCTCGACGGGGAAGGCTTCGCCGTCCATACCGAGTCGGGCGAGACGTACGAAGGCCGGCGGCTGCTGCTCGCGACCGGCGTCATGGACCGGCTGCCGCCGCTGGACGGCTTGCGCCCATGCCTCGGCATCAGCGTCTACGTCTGCCCGGACTGCGACGGCTACGAGCTGACGGGGAGGCGCGCGATCGTGATGGGCTCGGGCGATGCCGGCGCGACGATGGCGCGCATCCTGTCCTATTGGACCGACGATCTGGTGTACGTCAACCACGAGCGCAAGGACGTGTCGGCGGAGCTGCGGGACAAGCTCGGGGAAAAGGGCATCCGTATCGTGGACGAGCCGATCGCGGCGCTGGATGCGGAAGGCGACCAGCTGCGCGGCGTGACGCTGGCGAGCGGAGAGTGGATCGAGGGCGGCCGCGCGTTCGTCGCCTTCGGCGGCAACGAGGTGCGCTCGCAGCTGGCGGAGCAGCTCGGCGTGAAGCTGCATGCCAACCGCCACATCGAGGCCGATCCGCGCACGAAGATGACCAACGTCAAGCATGTCTGGGCAGCCGGCGACGTGCTCGCCCACTCGGAGCAGGCATCGATCGCCATGGGCGACGGCTCGCAGGCGGCGATCTGGATGCACAAGAGCCTCGTCGGCCGCGAGGGCAGCGCGATGCTGCAGCCTTTGAGGGATGCGGTGGAGCATGTGGCGGGGAAGGGCTGA